DNA sequence from the Oncorhynchus clarkii lewisi isolate Uvic-CL-2024 chromosome 9, UVic_Ocla_1.0, whole genome shotgun sequence genome:
AACAGTGAACATACACTGGATGACAAGAGTACAGCACAGTGTAGAGTGCAGATGCAGGTTGTTCAGCAGCTAGAACTGCAGGTACACAGTAGACAAGACATTTGCTTAAATAAAGCCCATTCATTGTACAGTACCTTCTCACTGTAATCAACTTCACATGACATCTTTGTTGTTTTATCTTCTCCTCAATGAAGTTGAAAAAAGACAAAGAGCGTCTGCAAGCCATGATGTCTCACCTCAAATCCTCTGATCAAAAGTCCAAACCAGCAACCCCAACGGTAAGTCTCTGGAGTATTAAAGTGGGCATGTCTTAAATTCAAATCATGTTACTAACAGAGTAAGACGAGAATTAGCCACAATGGTAAAATAATCACCCTTCAAGTTTGCATTCCCTACAGCTGTGTTCTCTGTATTGCGTTTTAAATGAATCTTTACTTTTTATTTTCAAGGGGAATCTTGTGCCCAATGTCTCCTTCTCCCAGGTGACATTTCCCAAGGTGCTACCTTCCATGACCTTGTCTCAAAATGCCACTGCTCCTTCTACACCCCTGACACCACCCccaacctcctcctctatcctccctccccacaccCTGCTCACTGTGAGCCCTGGAAGGAGATGGTACTCAGACAGCAAGACCATGAAATACAGCAAAACCATGAATCAAGGTGAGTTAGCAGAGTGATGCTGAACCTAATGAGGGTAGTAGGGTACATTTTTTTGATACCTGTGGTAGTTTATCTACTTGAATGGCTTCAATCATTGATTTTAATAAAACACATTTTGTTAATTCCTTAACAGATATTGTTCAGAATAAAGAAGCTAGACCGCCATTTACATATGCAGCCCTAATAAGACAGGTAaggaatattttattttatttcaccctGGTTTACCCTCCGATGACTAAATGTTAGCTATTCGTAAGGAGTGAGTCTATTGTTTGCTAATTGAATGTTTGCATTTTTCCAGGCAATATTTGAATCCCCCTATAAGCAGCTGACACTAAATGAAATCTACAATTGGTTCACGCGAACATTTTCCTATTTTAGACGCAACGCCGCAACATGGAAGGTATTTCGTTGTCTATTTAAAGGGTAATTTACATGTATATGAATACCCTTGTCCTACGTTTAGTTGCCATGCCATATTCATTACGTTTTTTTAGGAATGTTACATGGTATTAGATCAACTTGTATGGAATAATGTTCTTCTTTCTGACTCTGCAGAATGCAGTGAGACACAACCTCAGCCTCCACAAGTGTTTTGTGCGAGTGGAGAATGTAAAAGGAGCTGTGTGGACAGTTGATGAGATGGAGTTCCAGAGGAGAAGGCCCCAGAAGCCTGCTGGTGAAGGGTATGTTTAACATGCTCGGTATCTCCAGTAAAGCTCCATGTATGTCTCTGTTTCTCAACATGTTAAACCTGCATTTTTGTTGGTATTATACTAATACAAACCATGTAACTAAGTTTGGGCATGATCAGATTTTTCTCTAGAAAACCTGCAGAGCAATGtgcacattgagctcacagaaaaatCCAAACTAAATGGAATTCATATAATTGAATAGAACATCGGTCAATcagttgtttaaaaaatataaaataactgATATTTCGGTTATTCGCTCAGCACTAGTAACATAAATAAAAGTGTCTTGTGAGGATATGTTGTCCCTCTATTTTCCAGTGTGTGTTGAATAGATGAACATGTGTTTATTTGTAACTGCAGGTCTCTCAAGAGGGAGAACACTGACCATGGTCACTGCTCAGCTTTCCTTACTCCTAAGGTAAATGCTCTTTTGACAACTTTGAGTGCTAAACCCAGGACCGGCGTTAGGGGGCCTGGCCACATACTGTACCTCCTTTCCcgtccaaataaaatattgaaatcTTGATAATTCATTGGGCCGAGAAGCGTGCCGACAGAAAGACTCATTCATCTTAGATAAGCATCCGAGTGAAAcagttcctctctgtctcagtatgtgtagactgtgtatctgatgctgtctggacaaaaaCAATATGGCATGTCATACTATTTCTGTCCAGACAGCGTCAGATAGATGGTCTACATATAGTCAGACAGAGGAGTGCTGTTTCGcttgctcggatgctttctccggtgagagtTTCAGCAGAAAGGAAGAGGTGACACGAGGGCTCACTCTCGCCACAAACTCTGTCCAGAATAAGCCCAATGATATTCTGTCAGGCTTTCAAGAGCAGCTGTGATTACCTTTAATattgatcagctttaatattgcagattgtagcttccatcaatttaattgtctgcatcatttccaatcgctcatatatacagtttaagtcggaagtttacatacacttaggttggagtcattaaaactagtttttcaaccaccacaaatttcttgttaacaaactatagttttggcaagtcggttaggacatctactctgtgcatgacacaagtaatttttccaacaattgtttacagacagaatatttcacttaaattcactgtatcacaattccagtgggtcagaagttgacatacactaagtacctttaaacagcttggaaaattccagaaaatgatgtcatggcttctgatagggtaattgacataatttgagtcaattggaggtgtacctgtggatgtatttcaaggcctaccttcaaactccttgacatcatgggaaaatccaaagaaatcagtcaagatctcagaaaaaaattgtagaccttctcaagtctggttcatctgcctgaaggtaccacattcatctgtacaaacaatattacttaagtttaaacaccatgggaccacggagccgccataccgctcaggaaggagatgcgttctgtctcctagagatgaacgtactttgatgcgaaaagtgcaaatcaatcctagaacaacagcaaaggaccttgtgaagatgctggaggaaacaggtacaaaagtatctatatccacagtaaaacgagtcctatatcgacataacctgaaaggccgccattaaaaagccagactacggtttgcaactgcacatagggacaaagattgtactttttagagaaatgtcctctggtctgatgaaacaaaaatagaactgtttggccataatgaccatcgttatttttcgaggaaaaagggtgaggcttgtaagctgaagaacaccatcccaaccgtgaatcatgggggtggcagcatcacgttgtgggggtgctttgctgcaggagcctctggtgcacttcacaaaatagatggcatcatgaggcagaaaaattatgtgtatatattgaagcaacatctcaagacatcagtcaggaagttaaagcttggtcgcaaaggggtcttccaaatggacagtgaccccaagcatacttccaaagttgtggcaaaatgacttaaggacaacaaagtcaaggtattggagtggccgtcataaagccctgaactcaatcctatagaaaatttgtgggcagaattgaaaaagcgtgtgcgagcaaggcctacaaacctgactccgtttcatcagctctgtcaggaggaatgggccaaaattcacccaacttattgtgggaagcttgtagaaggctccccaaaacgtttgacccaagttcaacaattttaaaggcaatgctgccaaatactaatttagtgtatgtagtaaacttcttacccactgggaatgtaatgaaataaataaaagctgaaataaatcattctctcgactattattctgacatttcacattcttaaaataagtggtgatcctaactgacctaaaacaggggatttttactaggattaaatgtcaggaattgtgaaaaactgagtttaaatgtatttggctaaggtgtaacttctgacttcaactgtatgtcaccAGTAGGTCTAGTGAATATACCGGCAATCCCTGTCATTTGGTTACatacatttctgttaatgcatgtaATAATTTGTTGTTTACTATTCTCATTCTGAGTGGAAACATTATtagcaggttgtgaactctgcaacACAAGTTTAGGTTTATTTCATAACCATAATTTAAGAGTTTTGTAAACTTTTTCATTGCCTTTTATTTGGAGTGCTTCATGTGAGCAATGAgcatgtctggtttctctgtcctgataacGGTGAGGGAGCACGCGCCTGAGCACGCTAGTAGTAGGCCTACTTGGCCTGCTGTGTGCAAATGTAGGAAAGTGTCCATttgatttctgattgtcttaactcaccacgtCCACTACTAATAATAAACTGAGCTTCtcagtaaacatttttttttttacctcacacAGTAAGGCCACGAAGCCTACAGCCATTGCAAATGATAGTAGTTCCTCacagtatttgaaaaatctttccaacactcctGGCCTCGATAATCATcaagcctcggtgtgaaagaGCAAATATATCATGATCTGGTGACCCCATATATTCAGTGGAaacgtcatttaaaaaaaactgctgTCTGTACGGTGCTCACTGGTACCGGAAACACTGAGGGCCCGGAATAGGCTAATTAAATAGAAAGGTAGGCATACAGGTGGAGTAGAGATGAAAATTCAAGTTCTTTCAATCGCATTCATCAGGATGTTTTTATTTGTCGGCTTTAGGTTTATCTATTTTACTTGGTTGACGATGGAAATTGTAGCcctactgctgcattggcctataggctaGTTCCATGCACTAATTTCTTTAGCCGCCAATGGGCCACggtgtatcaatgtgtccatatggcagaggctggtgTTCTTGCATTAGTTGAATTTTAACTTTTCGATTTTGATCATTTTAATTCAGATTTTtatgattaaccacatgacaatgattttgagaaatgAAAACGTTATCGAAATTAAACTGTTTCATGAAAATGTGCATACCGTATATACAAATAATCATAACTAGCATGCAGATAGTTTAAAAATGGTATGATAAATTGttagcttccccaaacttgaaactcacgagcTGCCTATGGTCTTTAACACccatgaaaaaaaaatatttgcaaGCGTGTGCGTGCACACATGGGAGGTcccctaaatatatatatttattaaaggTGCCCGATGGAAATCAAATGCCCGTCCAACTTATTTGTTCTGGCACCGGCCCTTGATAAACCTATGGCGTGTCTTTTCAGGCTGAATGGCTAGAGAGTAGTATACCTCCATTCAACCCAGCCTCTATAGGAGCTCCCTTTTATGTTCTCTGTTCCAGCAGGAGGAGATGAATGCAGCTCTCTGGTATGGGAATGGATCCTACAGTGACAGCAGTGAAGAGCAGTACCCAATTCACCCTCTGTGAGTTCTATCACCATTCAAAACTAGATTTGATAGAGGAGAAATGTTTCATAATTCATTACAAGTACATTTCTTCCTTATCATTACTTTTCTTCTCAGCGTGAAAGAAGAGCTAATGGATGAGGAGGCATATGAGAATGTGCCCCATGACTGTTCAGAGACTGAGAGCTCTGATGAGCACAGCTCAGATGTGGACCAAGACGGCGGTAGCCCAGAGAGACCCAACCTGCAGTTGGCCCATGTGCCTTCGCAGTGAAAGGGACTGTTTTCAAACCTGTCACTCTCCACTGCAAGACTCCCACATTGGACAACTATGAAATATACCAAATTAATATAGAACTGCTTCATATCAAGTGGAAAAACACACATTTTCTGTTGAGGAAATAAATTACTATTTTATTTATTGAGGATATTTTGTCCTCGCTGTTGTATTGGGTTTTATCCACCTAGAGCTCACGTTGAAGACAAGAGCTGATGGCGGAACCTTTGTAACACCCCTTGTCCTCAAATAATGCATCCCTATCGGCTTATTGTGAGGCTGTACAACCAATGACGAAGCCCTATGGGGAGCTGGCTCAGTGACGCAGACATGTTTTTACATTTTCTTTCAAGAATGTGTATATCAATAACCAGAGCATTGgcaatatttatattcatgaagaTGAATCTTTGTTTTCTCCTCCTAATTAATTTTTATATGAGAGTACCAGACAACCACCAGATTGTAACAAGTTGTTTTGTTTGACATGATATCCTTGAGAATTGGTTACTTTTAAAGGGAGCTGTACACTGCCAAAAATATGATTTATGTGTAACTGATCTGTTGGGATATTATTATTTATGTAGCCTAATAATCGTATTTTTCCCCCCACTATCCCAAACATGGCTTTTTGGACTTATTTAGTGTTGTATCATACATTGCCATAGTTGTGCACTTAatgctgtctctaatacattcCATATAAAAAGTGTGTGGTGAATGTCTGGTTTGAAGCATTCATTATTGTGTTTATGTGCAGGTTTTGAGTTATGACCGGAGTTTGTTTTAACAGTGTGGTAATGGCCATACTTCAGTGGTCAATATAATGTGGATATCTAATGGTTGGCAGGCAATGGGAAGAAGACGTTGTTTGGCAGGAGAAGGTTCTACTGTAAATATACTCCCTTCATTCAGTTCagaccacatcatcatcatcaaccagCCTGGATGTGTGCACACTGCATAGAGATGAGTAGGTAACCTATAGTGGCATCTATATAGGCTCATACCGTGATAGCCTATCTGACTGAGGTCGTCAGAGTGATAAAATATACTTACAATTGACCAAAACTCATCCTGCCAAAACTTTTTACGCTGTCTGGTTGGCTATGGCTCGGATCCAGATGGGGGTGTGTCCTGTCCTGCCCGTTTACAGAGCACTGCGATCCAAGCTGCACTTCATCCACACGAGGATCCAGCAGCTTTACAAGGATTGGATGGTTCTGTCCCTTTGTggacaattttaaaaaaaattgttagCCTTTGTGAAGTTTTGTTTCAGGGAAAGTCAATTTGATTTACAATTAAGAATAAGTATCTTACCATAAATATGCATACGTGAAAGGAATGGGATATGATCTGCAAATATTATATAGGCGCATAGGTTATATTATTAGGTTGCATGGGCATGT
Encoded proteins:
- the LOC139416633 gene encoding forkhead box protein P1-B-like isoform X2, yielding MHESGSEQTACTSPANQTENGDSAEKDDCRSAKPLTPEGSGADSQQQNQVTVSVSMMTPPVETPQQTQQQVLNPQQIQALLQQQKALMLHQQHIQDLCQKQQDQFNAQLLQQKHAEKSGQEQLAAQHMAIQQQLLQVQQQHLLSLQRQGLLSVLPSMSPSAAQGLMKGCENGTSLLSGGENPATLQKNLLHSQHSTTNGNHPSQILKKKDSGPVDNHTQNTHPLYGHGMCKWSGCEAVFGDIQVFLKHLNSEHTLDDKSTAQCRVQMQVVQQLELQLKKDKERLQAMMSHLKSSDQKSKPATPTGNLVPNVSFSQVTFPKVLPSMTLSQNATAPSTPLTPPPTSSSILPPHTLLTVSPGRRWYSDSKTMKYSKTMNQDIVQNKEARPPFTYAALIRQAIFESPYKQLTLNEIYNWFTRTFSYFRRNAATWKNAVRHNLSLHKCFVRVENVKGAVWTVDEMEFQRRRPQKPAGEGSLKRENTDHGHCSAFLTPKEEMNAALWYGNGSYSDSSEEQYPIHPLVKEELMDEEAYENVPHDCSETESSDEHSSDVDQDGGSPERPNLQLAHVPSQ
- the LOC139416633 gene encoding forkhead box protein P1-B-like isoform X1; translation: MHESGSEQTACTSPANQTENGDSAEKDDCRSAKPLTPEGSGADSQQQNQVTVSVSMMTPPVETPQQTQQQVLNPQQIQALLQQQKALMLHQQHIQDLCQKQQDQFNAQLLQQKHAEKSGQEQLAAQHMAIQQQLLQVQQQHLLSLQRQGLLSVLPSMSPSAAQGLMKGCENGTSLLSGGENPATLQKNLLHSQHSTTNGNHPSQILKKKDSGPVDNHTQNTHPLYGHGMCKWSGCEAVFGDIQVFLKHLNSEHTLDDKSTAQCRVQMQVVQQLELQLKKDKERLQAMMSHLKSSDQKSKPATPTGNLVPNVSFSQVTFPKVLPSMTLSQNATAPSTPLTPPPTSSSILPPHTLLTVSPGRRWYSDSKTMKYSKTMNQDIVQNKEARPPFTYAALIRQAIFESPYKQLTLNEIYNWFTRTFSYFRRNAATWKNAVRHNLSLHKCFVRVENVKGAVWTVDEMEFQRRRPQKPAGEGSLKRENTDHGHCSAFLTPKQEEMNAALWYGNGSYSDSSEEQYPIHPLVKEELMDEEAYENVPHDCSETESSDEHSSDVDQDGGSPERPNLQLAHVPSQ
- the LOC139416633 gene encoding forkhead box protein P1-B-like isoform X3; amino-acid sequence: MMTPPVETPQQTQQQVLNPQQIQALLQQQKALMLHQQHIQDLCQKQQDQFNAQLLQQKHAEKSGQEQLAAQHMAIQQQLLQVQQQHLLSLQRQGLLSVLPSMSPSAAQGLMKGCENGTSLLSGGENPATLQKNLLHSQHSTTNGNHPSQILKKKDSGPVDNHTQNTHPLYGHGMCKWSGCEAVFGDIQVFLKHLNSEHTLDDKSTAQCRVQMQVVQQLELQLKKDKERLQAMMSHLKSSDQKSKPATPTGNLVPNVSFSQVTFPKVLPSMTLSQNATAPSTPLTPPPTSSSILPPHTLLTVSPGRRWYSDSKTMKYSKTMNQDIVQNKEARPPFTYAALIRQAIFESPYKQLTLNEIYNWFTRTFSYFRRNAATWKNAVRHNLSLHKCFVRVENVKGAVWTVDEMEFQRRRPQKPAGEGSLKRENTDHGHCSAFLTPKQEEMNAALWYGNGSYSDSSEEQYPIHPLVKEELMDEEAYENVPHDCSETESSDEHSSDVDQDGGSPERPNLQLAHVPSQ